A region of Geoalkalibacter sp. DNA encodes the following proteins:
- a CDS encoding DUF2190 family protein, producing the protein MAKAIPRGGVHQSRTLKYAHAGALTAGDVIVANGQVLVAVGDSAAGAVNTFVFRGPVEFPKQSALAIAPGEVCYWVADTHVNKTASANTKVGICTEAAAAADTVVLVELGENK; encoded by the coding sequence ATGGCAAAAGCAATTCCGAGAGGCGGGGTTCATCAGTCCAGGACCCTCAAATACGCCCACGCCGGGGCTCTGACGGCCGGCGATGTGATCGTCGCCAACGGCCAGGTGCTGGTGGCGGTCGGCGATTCGGCGGCGGGAGCCGTCAACACGTTCGTGTTTCGCGGCCCGGTGGAATTCCCGAAGCAGTCCGCCCTGGCCATCGCGCCGGGCGAAGTCTGCTATTGGGTGGCGGACACGCACGTCAACAAAACGGCTTCCGCCAACACCAAGGTGGGGATCTGCACCGAGGCCGCAGCCGCGGCGGATACCGTGGTGCTGGTGGAACTCGGCGAGAACAAGTAA